Proteins from a single region of Dyadobacter fanqingshengii:
- a CDS encoding M1 family metallopeptidase — protein sequence MKISIFRLGLFFMAGLGFFNAHAQEQEKVKYDSHVLFHPLFNFQPGNEYRTGGGAPGPKYWQNRADYKINVALEEEKGIVSGDVELTYKNNSPESLDFIWLQLDQNAFNDQSRGGKTTPVTGGRFGNTGFSGGDSIKTVTVQQGKGGFIEANYKITDTRMQIRLATPVKPNGDIIKIKIAYSFKIPEYGSDRMGTLETKNGIVYEMAQWYPRVAVFDDIEGWNLLPYLGAGEFYLEYGDFEYNVTVPWDHIVVGSGELLNPADVLTAEQRKRLADAAKSDQTVMIRSAEEVTNPSTRPKQSGTLTWRFRCLQARDIAWATSKAFVWDAAKMNLPKGKTALAQSVYPAEDGGLDGWGRSTEYVKGCIEFYSGYVHEYTYPVATNVGGIVGGMEYPGIVFCSSKSRKDDLWGVTDHEFGHNWFPMIVGNNERKYAWMDEGFNTFINFLSTDNFNNGEYKSAQMNDMQRLAPIIFRPKADPIMTIPDVVQAVNLGWEAYYKPALGLKMLREQVLGKERFDYAFHLYVQRWAFKHPTPYDFFRTMEDAAGEDLGWFWKGWFFENYKLDQGVKGVTYVEQNPQKGSFITIENLDQWAMPAKIDIEEVSGKKTRVELPVEIWQRGGSWTFKVATQQPIRSVTIDPEHNLPDVNPENNVWKPAMFSEPEVN from the coding sequence ATGAAAATTTCAATATTTCGTCTGGGCTTGTTCTTTATGGCAGGTCTTGGATTTTTTAACGCCCACGCACAAGAGCAGGAGAAGGTGAAATACGACTCACATGTGCTTTTTCACCCATTATTTAATTTTCAGCCAGGGAACGAATATCGTACGGGCGGAGGGGCCCCCGGTCCAAAATATTGGCAAAATCGCGCAGATTATAAAATCAATGTTGCCCTGGAAGAGGAAAAAGGAATCGTGAGTGGCGATGTTGAACTTACCTATAAAAACAATAGCCCAGAATCGCTTGATTTTATCTGGCTTCAACTGGATCAAAATGCATTTAATGATCAATCGAGAGGCGGAAAGACCACGCCGGTGACAGGCGGACGGTTTGGTAACACGGGTTTTAGCGGAGGAGATTCGATCAAAACGGTTACTGTTCAGCAGGGAAAAGGCGGGTTTATTGAGGCGAATTATAAAATCACAGACACCCGCATGCAGATCAGGCTGGCTACCCCTGTGAAGCCCAATGGTGATATCATTAAAATTAAAATTGCCTATTCTTTTAAAATCCCTGAATACGGCTCGGACCGGATGGGAACATTGGAAACCAAAAACGGCATCGTATATGAAATGGCGCAATGGTATCCACGTGTGGCCGTGTTTGACGACATAGAAGGCTGGAACTTGCTTCCTTACCTGGGCGCAGGCGAGTTTTACCTGGAATATGGTGATTTTGAATACAATGTAACCGTTCCCTGGGACCACATTGTAGTTGGCTCGGGTGAATTGCTGAACCCTGCGGACGTTCTTACGGCAGAACAAAGAAAAAGATTGGCCGATGCTGCAAAAAGCGATCAGACTGTTATGATCCGCAGCGCGGAGGAGGTTACAAATCCTTCAACGAGACCGAAACAATCGGGCACGCTTACATGGCGTTTCCGTTGCTTGCAGGCGCGTGACATTGCCTGGGCAACTTCTAAAGCATTTGTTTGGGATGCAGCAAAAATGAATTTACCAAAAGGTAAAACTGCTCTCGCACAGTCGGTTTATCCCGCTGAGGACGGCGGATTGGACGGCTGGGGCCGCTCGACAGAATACGTAAAAGGCTGTATCGAATTTTATTCCGGTTACGTGCATGAATACACTTACCCGGTTGCGACGAATGTTGGCGGGATTGTGGGTGGAATGGAATATCCCGGAATCGTATTTTGCAGCAGCAAAAGCCGGAAAGATGATCTCTGGGGCGTAACCGATCACGAGTTCGGACACAACTGGTTCCCAATGATCGTGGGTAACAACGAGCGTAAATATGCATGGATGGACGAAGGATTTAACACATTCATTAACTTCCTATCCACAGATAATTTCAATAACGGGGAGTATAAAAGCGCTCAAATGAATGATATGCAGCGTCTTGCGCCTATTATCTTCCGTCCAAAGGCCGATCCGATCATGACTATTCCCGATGTGGTGCAGGCGGTCAACTTGGGCTGGGAAGCTTATTATAAGCCAGCATTAGGTTTAAAAATGCTGCGCGAGCAGGTTTTAGGCAAAGAGCGTTTTGACTATGCATTCCATTTGTATGTGCAGCGCTGGGCATTCAAGCATCCAACACCTTACGATTTCTTCCGTACAATGGAAGATGCTGCCGGTGAAGATCTTGGCTGGTTCTGGAAAGGCTGGTTTTTTGAAAATTACAAGCTGGATCAAGGTGTTAAGGGCGTAACTTATGTGGAGCAAAACCCGCAAAAAGGTTCTTTTATCACCATTGAAAACCTGGATCAATGGGCAATGCCGGCTAAAATTGACATTGAAGAAGTAAGCGGCAAAAAGACGCGTGTTGAATTGCCAGTGGAAATTTGGCAGCGCGGCGGAAGCTGGACGTTCAAGGTGGCTACGCAGCAGCCCATCCGCTCAGTTACCATTGACCCTGAACACAATTTGCCGGACGTCAATCCTGAAAACAATGTTTGGAAACCGGCGATGTTTTCGGAACCGGAAGTGAACTAA
- a CDS encoding lipocalin-like domain-containing protein: MKIYTALKKITLLTFLLTAFVVTACKDDDKEPAPVEDTNPIVGRWQLTAVTPETPGTTIPALSFIQTVAPCILELKLTFNPNNTLTTADCPSAVTAIDPFVPVGTDAKWKVDGDKLTLSRGSTNQEFKIMQTDTNLTVVVNTQTDATKPPVNALLVFKKL; encoded by the coding sequence ATGAAGATCTACACCGCATTAAAAAAAATCACGCTCCTAACATTTCTATTGACGGCATTTGTTGTGACAGCATGCAAAGACGATGACAAAGAACCCGCTCCGGTAGAGGATACGAATCCAATCGTTGGCAGATGGCAATTGACTGCGGTAACGCCTGAAACTCCGGGAACCACGATTCCAGCTTTGAGCTTCATTCAAACTGTTGCGCCGTGTATCTTAGAGCTAAAACTAACGTTTAATCCAAATAACACGCTTACAACAGCTGATTGCCCTTCTGCGGTTACTGCGATTGATCCTTTTGTTCCAGTTGGAACCGATGCGAAATGGAAAGTGGATGGAGACAAGCTAACATTAAGCAGAGGCTCAACCAACCAGGAATTTAAAATCATGCAAACGGACACCAATCTAACAGTTGTTGTTAACACGCAGACAGATGCAACCAAGCCGCCTGTTAATGCATTACTGGTTTTCAAAAAACTCTGA
- a CDS encoding YybH family protein, whose translation MRNRLFTLILILISLFAKAQSLKDKETIYGTMDRQMADWNRGDIDSFMNGYWESDSLMFVGKGGITYGYKATHEGYLKRYPDRATMGTLKFTYLNLTFPGDSVAFLVGKFHLTRPEKGDLEGHYTLLWKKIKGKWVVVCDHTSG comes from the coding sequence ATGAGAAACCGGCTCTTCACGCTCATCCTGATCCTGATTTCGCTTTTTGCAAAGGCGCAGTCTTTGAAAGACAAAGAAACCATTTACGGAACGATGGACAGGCAAATGGCCGATTGGAACCGCGGTGACATTGATTCATTTATGAATGGTTACTGGGAATCGGATTCGCTGATGTTTGTTGGAAAGGGCGGCATTACTTATGGCTACAAAGCAACACACGAAGGTTATCTGAAACGTTATCCCGATCGTGCGACGATGGGAACATTGAAATTCACTTACCTAAATCTCACATTCCCAGGCGATAGCGTAGCATTTCTTGTAGGGAAATTCCATCTGACACGGCCTGAAAAGGGGGATTTGGAAGGACATTACACATTGCTTTGGAAGAAAATCAAGGGCAAATGGGTGGTTGTATGCGACCACACGAGCGGATAA
- the ggt gene encoding gamma-glutamyltransferase — MTLRYKLAFTICILPGFLAAQKPVQESTGFYQFLSDDPNQKPFFNDRPGVIAQNGMVASAHPEASKVGVEILKAGGNAVDAAVAVQFALAVVHPSAGNLGGGGFLVLRDKSGKSYSIDFREKAPAKGHADMYLDQAGNVIPNSSILGRLASGVPGSVAGMAEAHAKHGKLPWKQLLQPAIDLAEKGVVQTEREARGLNAVKKDLLQLNPGTKYFINSNGKDWVAGDLLVQKDLGKVLKRIQKTGHDGFYKGKTARRLVKDINKNNEGIISKKDLADYKAQWRETITENYKEYKVITMAPPSSGGVALLQLMRLTEQHPLRKWGWHSDSTIQVMIEAERRVYADRAKFLGDPDFVKVPVETLISKDYLTKRWSDFSWDKATDSKDISGGAFPGYESLETTHFSIVDKEGNAVSLTTTLNGGYGSRVVIKGGGFFMNNEMDDFSVKAGAPNMYGLIGNKANAIAPGKRMLSSMTPTIIEKDGKLLMVVGTPGGSTIITSVYQTVLNVLEHGMTMQQSVNALKFHHQWLPDKTTFEANAFSEAAIKKLQNKGYILEQQRNTIGRMDCILVLPDGSLEGGSDPRGDDTSIGY; from the coding sequence ATGACATTACGCTACAAACTGGCATTTACAATCTGTATTTTACCGGGATTTCTGGCTGCTCAAAAGCCCGTTCAGGAATCGACGGGATTTTATCAGTTCCTATCCGATGATCCCAATCAAAAGCCATTTTTCAATGACCGTCCGGGCGTAATTGCTCAAAACGGCATGGTTGCATCAGCTCATCCCGAAGCTTCCAAAGTGGGCGTTGAAATATTGAAAGCAGGCGGAAATGCTGTGGATGCTGCTGTTGCAGTGCAGTTTGCTTTGGCAGTGGTTCATCCTTCGGCAGGAAACCTCGGCGGGGGCGGATTTTTAGTGTTGCGAGATAAATCCGGCAAGAGTTACAGCATTGATTTTCGCGAGAAAGCGCCTGCAAAGGGTCATGCAGACATGTATCTGGATCAAGCAGGTAATGTAATCCCTAATTCCAGCATTCTCGGCCGGCTTGCCTCAGGCGTTCCGGGCTCGGTTGCAGGCATGGCAGAAGCACATGCAAAACATGGAAAACTGCCCTGGAAACAGCTTCTTCAACCTGCTATTGATCTTGCAGAAAAGGGCGTTGTGCAAACGGAAAGGGAGGCGCGCGGACTGAATGCAGTTAAAAAAGATTTGTTACAACTGAATCCAGGCACAAAATATTTCATCAATTCAAACGGGAAAGATTGGGTCGCCGGTGACTTGCTGGTTCAGAAAGATCTGGGCAAAGTTTTAAAACGCATTCAGAAAACGGGCCATGATGGTTTTTATAAAGGCAAGACAGCGAGGCGTTTAGTAAAAGATATTAATAAAAACAATGAAGGGATCATCAGCAAAAAAGACCTGGCTGACTACAAAGCGCAATGGCGCGAAACAATCACCGAAAACTACAAGGAGTACAAGGTTATTACCATGGCACCTCCATCCAGTGGCGGCGTAGCATTATTGCAGCTCATGCGACTGACTGAACAACATCCATTGCGTAAATGGGGATGGCACAGCGATTCGACCATTCAGGTAATGATAGAAGCCGAACGCCGGGTTTACGCCGATCGCGCCAAATTTCTCGGCGATCCGGATTTTGTTAAGGTGCCTGTGGAAACATTGATCAGCAAAGATTATCTGACCAAACGATGGAGCGATTTTAGCTGGGATAAAGCAACTGACAGTAAAGATATTAGCGGCGGAGCTTTCCCCGGCTATGAGAGTTTGGAAACTACCCATTTTTCCATTGTTGACAAAGAAGGCAATGCTGTTTCACTCACAACGACGCTTAATGGCGGCTACGGAAGCCGCGTAGTGATCAAAGGCGGCGGTTTTTTTATGAATAATGAAATGGACGATTTCAGTGTAAAAGCGGGTGCGCCCAATATGTACGGACTGATCGGCAACAAAGCCAATGCCATTGCGCCGGGCAAACGGATGCTCTCATCCATGACGCCAACCATTATCGAAAAAGACGGAAAGCTGCTGATGGTGGTCGGAACGCCGGGTGGATCAACCATTATCACATCTGTGTACCAAACGGTCCTGAATGTGCTGGAACACGGAATGACCATGCAACAATCGGTAAACGCATTAAAATTTCATCACCAATGGCTTCCTGACAAAACAACTTTTGAGGCAAATGCTTTCTCCGAAGCAGCCATCAAAAAGTTACAGAATAAAGGTTATATTCTTGAACAGCAACGCAATACAATCGGTCGAATGGACTGCATACTCGTGCTCCCTGACGGCTCGCTTGAAGGCGGGTCCGATCCGAGAGGTGACGATACCAGTATCGGGTACTAA
- a CDS encoding 3-oxoacyl-ACP synthase III family protein, with amino-acid sequence MYINTVSHYLPSEVIGNEYFTNINNLSHEWIVERTGISERRKASPEENTSTMAMKAVEALLENIPYSKNEIDLIIGATYTPYDTIVTLAHAVQHQLQIPDIPVVSISSACSSLLNAIEIVEGYFALGKASKAVVVVSDHNTAYYNEMDTVSGHLWGDGASALLISKERQTDSDMEIKNLITGGAATSGKAIEAVVLRPNDRGVIMPYGRDVFQNACQYMPKVSQQVLQACGLTIDDLDYLIPHQANHRISLNVINTLGIPVEKLISNIQYLGNTGCAGCAIALSENKDKFKKGDNIVITVFGGGYSYGAMLITI; translated from the coding sequence ATGTATATTAATACAGTTAGTCATTATTTACCAAGCGAAGTTATTGGTAATGAATATTTTACAAATATTAACAATCTGTCCCATGAGTGGATTGTAGAACGCACAGGAATTTCAGAAAGACGTAAGGCTTCTCCGGAAGAAAATACTTCCACCATGGCGATGAAAGCAGTTGAGGCCTTACTTGAAAACATCCCTTACAGCAAAAATGAAATTGACCTCATTATCGGTGCTACTTATACGCCTTATGACACCATTGTTACGTTAGCGCATGCAGTCCAGCACCAGCTTCAAATTCCGGATATTCCGGTTGTCAGCATCTCATCTGCCTGTTCTTCATTACTGAACGCTATTGAGATTGTGGAAGGCTATTTTGCTTTGGGCAAGGCTTCCAAAGCAGTAGTTGTGGTATCGGATCACAACACGGCTTATTATAACGAAATGGACACAGTTTCAGGCCATTTGTGGGGAGATGGCGCTTCGGCACTATTAATCTCAAAAGAACGCCAGACGGATTCTGATATGGAGATCAAAAACCTCATTACCGGGGGCGCGGCAACAAGTGGAAAAGCCATTGAAGCAGTTGTTTTACGGCCAAATGACCGCGGTGTGATCATGCCTTACGGTCGGGATGTGTTCCAGAATGCCTGCCAGTATATGCCCAAAGTGAGCCAGCAGGTTTTACAGGCTTGCGGACTGACCATTGATGATCTGGATTATCTGATCCCGCATCAGGCCAACCACCGCATTAGCCTTAATGTCATCAACACACTGGGAATTCCGGTCGAAAAACTGATCTCCAACATTCAATATTTAGGAAACACGGGCTGCGCCGGTTGTGCGATCGCATTGTCGGAAAATAAAGACAAGTTTAAAAAAGGCGACAACATTGTGATTACCGTTTTCGGTGGTGGTTACTCTTACGGAGCCATGCTGATCACGATCTGA
- the meaB gene encoding methylmalonyl Co-A mutase-associated GTPase MeaB: MRQRLSTADYTAGIMAGDRIMLSQAITVTESRLHADKELAAAILKEILPHSGNALRIGITGVPGVGKSTFIESFGTYLTSLGKRVAVLAVDPSSQKSRGSILGDKTRMEKLAHNPMAYIRPSATGLFLGGIAKSTREIMLLCEAAGYDIILIETVGVGQSETLVKGITDFFLLLMLAGAGDELQGIKKGIMEMADAIAINKADGDNVPTAAIAVSTYQNALHLFPQSDSGFATEVLTCSALEENGMEEIWKLIQAFEKTTKENGFFDQNRQNQNLNWMHDRIRQSLEDRFYEHPDIKNKLKSLEKLVQDGAELPDAAARELLDIFIKNNA; encoded by the coding sequence ATGCGCCAGCGTCTCTCCACAGCAGATTATACAGCCGGAATAATGGCTGGCGACCGGATTATGCTGAGCCAGGCTATTACCGTGACCGAAAGCAGATTACACGCTGATAAGGAACTTGCGGCAGCCATTCTCAAAGAAATTCTCCCGCATTCAGGCAACGCATTGCGCATTGGGATAACGGGCGTTCCAGGTGTTGGCAAAAGCACATTTATAGAGTCTTTCGGGACCTATTTAACGTCCTTAGGAAAGCGTGTGGCTGTTCTGGCCGTTGATCCGAGCAGCCAGAAATCCCGGGGCAGCATTCTGGGTGACAAAACGCGGATGGAAAAGCTAGCGCACAACCCTATGGCCTACATTCGTCCTTCGGCGACGGGCTTGTTTCTGGGAGGAATTGCCAAAAGCACCCGGGAGATTATGTTGCTCTGCGAGGCGGCCGGCTACGACATTATTCTGATTGAAACCGTGGGAGTCGGGCAGTCTGAAACCTTGGTTAAAGGCATTACGGACTTTTTTCTGCTGCTCATGCTGGCAGGCGCGGGCGACGAGTTGCAGGGAATTAAGAAAGGAATCATGGAAATGGCGGATGCCATCGCAATCAATAAGGCTGATGGAGACAATGTTCCGACTGCTGCGATAGCCGTGTCAACTTATCAGAATGCTTTGCATTTGTTTCCGCAATCTGACTCAGGCTTTGCTACGGAAGTGCTTACCTGTTCTGCATTGGAGGAAAATGGCATGGAGGAAATCTGGAAACTGATCCAGGCGTTTGAGAAAACAACAAAGGAAAACGGATTTTTCGATCAAAACAGGCAAAACCAAAACCTGAACTGGATGCATGACCGGATCAGGCAGTCACTGGAAGACAGGTTTTATGAACATCCCGATATTAAGAACAAGTTGAAGTCGCTGGAAAAATTGGTTCAGGACGGAGCCGAGCTTCCGGATGCTGCGGCCCGGGAACTGCTGGACATTTTCATAAAAAACAATGCCTAA
- a CDS encoding ABC transporter permease, translated as MKFLRQVLESFRFAWQALKSNITRTILSLLGVTVGIFAIVAVFTIVDSLERSIKDSMSFIGDKVIYVQKWPWGFGGEYQWWKYFQWPEPTYAEYKFLYENLESASAVAVMDFRGSTTLKNGSNSIVAQIQGVSYEYNQISDIPIQDGRYFIPLETNNARNVAIVGADIASALFPGQDAVGKVFKLAGNKFTIVGVQVRKGESLVDFGGSPDKNCVIPFASFSKLFQSGRRSADIVVKGFPEDEGMKEVEAEITGLMRTKRGIKPRDGSNFSLNRPEAAAEAIGQLFAVLTIAGWVIGSFSILVGGFGIANIMFVSVKERTNLIGIQKSLGAKNYSILFQFLFEAVMLSLVGGLVGIFLVFLLSFMPMGSLQILLTPGNIILGLGVSSIIGVLSGIVPAMLAARMDPVIAIRAK; from the coding sequence ATGAAATTTTTACGGCAGGTTTTAGAAAGTTTCCGTTTCGCGTGGCAGGCGCTCAAATCCAACATTACCAGGACAATTTTATCATTACTGGGCGTAACAGTCGGCATTTTTGCGATTGTTGCCGTTTTTACTATTGTCGATTCCCTCGAACGAAGCATTAAAGACAGCATGAGCTTCATCGGGGATAAGGTTATCTATGTTCAAAAGTGGCCCTGGGGCTTTGGAGGGGAATACCAGTGGTGGAAATATTTTCAATGGCCGGAGCCCACTTATGCAGAATACAAATTCCTTTACGAAAATCTGGAAAGCGCCAGCGCTGTGGCCGTGATGGATTTTAGGGGAAGTACCACATTAAAAAACGGCTCCAACAGCATCGTGGCGCAGATTCAGGGCGTTTCTTATGAGTACAATCAGATTTCAGATATTCCCATTCAGGACGGGCGCTATTTTATTCCGCTTGAAACCAATAACGCGCGTAATGTGGCCATTGTGGGTGCAGATATCGCATCAGCGCTGTTTCCGGGGCAAGATGCGGTTGGGAAAGTGTTCAAACTGGCGGGAAATAAGTTCACAATCGTAGGTGTTCAGGTCAGGAAAGGAGAAAGTCTCGTAGATTTTGGCGGAAGCCCGGATAAGAATTGTGTTATCCCATTTGCCTCATTCTCCAAGCTTTTTCAATCGGGCCGTCGCAGTGCCGACATTGTTGTCAAAGGTTTTCCCGAAGACGAAGGAATGAAAGAAGTGGAAGCCGAAATTACGGGCTTAATGCGCACAAAAAGAGGCATTAAGCCGCGCGATGGAAGTAATTTTTCTCTCAACCGTCCCGAAGCAGCGGCAGAAGCGATCGGACAACTTTTTGCCGTGCTTACCATTGCCGGGTGGGTTATAGGCAGCTTTTCAATATTGGTAGGAGGGTTTGGCATCGCCAACATTATGTTTGTATCCGTGAAGGAAAGAACCAACCTGATCGGCATTCAAAAGTCACTGGGCGCGAAAAATTATTCAATCCTGTTCCAATTTCTGTTTGAGGCCGTGATGCTTAGCCTGGTTGGCGGGTTGGTGGGTATATTTTTGGTGTTTCTTTTGTCGTTCATGCCCATGGGCTCCCTGCAAATTTTATTGACGCCGGGAAATATTATACTTGGGCTGGGGGTTTCGAGCATCATTGGCGTGTTATCGGGAATTGTGCCTGCCATGCTTGCCGCGCGCATGGACCCAGTTATTGCAATCCGGGCAAAATAA
- a CDS encoding translation initiation factor — MSKKNRTGVIYSTNPDFEYNDSGADEPDTLPPAQQDLRIWLDRKGGGKVITIIKGFIGTNADMEALGKQLKALCGSGGTVKDQEVQIQGDHRDKVINWLVGKGYKAKKAGG, encoded by the coding sequence ATGTCAAAAAAGAACCGCACAGGAGTCATTTATTCCACAAACCCTGACTTCGAATACAACGATTCCGGAGCCGACGAACCGGATACATTGCCGCCCGCGCAGCAGGACCTCAGGATTTGGCTGGACCGCAAAGGAGGAGGAAAAGTGATTACCATTATAAAAGGATTTATCGGAACCAATGCGGATATGGAAGCATTGGGCAAACAATTGAAAGCCCTTTGCGGAAGCGGCGGAACCGTGAAAGATCAGGAGGTCCAAATCCAGGGCGATCACCGCGATAAGGTGATAAACTGGCTGGTTGGAAAAGGCTATAAAGCAAAAAAAGCGGGAGGCTAA
- a CDS encoding diacylglycerol/lipid kinase family protein, with protein MNKPSYLFILNPNSGTSIGKHVGEVQKTIELFAQKNGAEAQILFTEERAHATTLVKENLGLQPWKAIVAVGGDGTVNEIAQPLVDTDQPIGIIPLGSGNGLARHLGIPLTLEASLKRLFEGKIITIDSAQINDIPFFCTAGMGFDAYVGHLFSQQNQRGLATYINVSFQSYWRYKPQRFKLNGVETNAFSLSFANAGQFGNNAWVAPQASLQDGLLDLCVIKPFPKWYGTSLAYQLFTKQMKASRYIDYQHMTEAVIETQAPPMIHYDGEPFQLDTTRIEVKIKPQSLRVIV; from the coding sequence GTGAACAAGCCTTCCTATTTATTTATTTTAAATCCCAATTCCGGCACTTCGATTGGTAAGCATGTTGGTGAGGTGCAAAAAACAATTGAATTATTTGCGCAAAAAAACGGGGCGGAAGCACAGATCCTTTTTACAGAGGAAAGAGCGCACGCAACAACATTGGTCAAAGAGAATCTTGGATTGCAGCCCTGGAAGGCCATTGTAGCAGTTGGCGGCGACGGAACGGTGAATGAAATTGCGCAGCCGCTTGTGGACACAGATCAGCCTATCGGCATCATTCCGCTTGGCTCCGGCAATGGGCTGGCTCGTCACCTCGGCATTCCGCTTACATTGGAAGCTTCATTAAAAAGGCTTTTTGAAGGAAAAATAATCACTATCGACAGCGCCCAAATCAATGATATCCCGTTCTTTTGCACGGCAGGAATGGGCTTTGATGCTTATGTAGGGCATTTGTTCAGTCAGCAAAACCAGCGGGGACTGGCTACTTACATTAATGTTTCGTTTCAGTCTTATTGGCGTTATAAACCGCAAAGATTTAAATTGAATGGTGTGGAAACCAATGCTTTTTCATTGTCATTTGCCAATGCGGGCCAGTTTGGGAATAATGCCTGGGTTGCGCCTCAGGCCAGTTTGCAGGATGGTTTGCTGGATCTTTGCGTTATTAAGCCGTTTCCAAAGTGGTATGGCACATCGTTGGCATATCAACTCTTTACCAAGCAAATGAAGGCTTCGCGCTACATTGATTACCAGCATATGACCGAAGCCGTGATCGAGACGCAAGCGCCGCCAATGATACATTACGATGGCGAGCCTTTTCAGCTGGATACAACGAGGATAGAAGTTAAAATTAAACCGCAGAGCCTGCGAGTAATTGTCTGA